The following proteins are co-located in the Procambarus clarkii isolate CNS0578487 chromosome 4, FALCON_Pclarkii_2.0, whole genome shotgun sequence genome:
- the LOC138371680 gene encoding uncharacterized protein — protein MGATVILSCPMGATVILSFPMGATVILSFHMGTTVILSYAMGVTVILSCPMGATVILSFPMGATVILSFHMGATVILSYLMRATVILSFPVGATVILSFLMGATVILSYPMGSTVILSYPMGATVILSYPMGATVILRYPMGATVILSYPMGATVILSYLMEATVILSFPMGATVILSYPMGATVILSFPMGATVILSFLMGATVILSYPMGDTVILSYPMGATVILSYPMGATVILSYPMGATVIPSYLIGATVILFFPIDGEGYCYRFSYSDQVPSSTG, from the coding sequence ATGGGAGCTACGGTGATCCTAAGCTGCCCCATGGGAGCTACGGTGATCCTAAGCTTCCCCATGGGAGCTACGGTGATCCTAAGTTTCCATATGGGAACTACGGTGATCCTAAGCTACGCCATGGGAGTTACGGTGATCCTAAGCTGCCCCATGGGAGCTACGGTGATCCTAAGCTTCCCCATGGGAGCTACGGTGATCCTAAGTTTCCATATGGGAGCTACGGTGATCCTAAGCTACCTCATGAGAGCTACGGTGATCCTAAGCTTCCCCGTGGGAGCTACGGTGATCCTAAGTTTCCTAATGGGAGCTACGGTGATCCTAAGCTACCCCATGGGATCTACGGTGATCCTAAGCTACCCCATGGGAGCTACGGTGATCCTAAGCTATCCCATGGGAGCTACGGTGATCCTAAGGTACCCCATGGGAGCTACGGTGATCCTAAGCTACCCCATGGGAGCTACAGTTATCCTAAGCTACCTCATGGAAGCTACGGTGATCCTAAGCTTCCCCATGGGAGCTACGGTGATCCTAAGCTACCCCATGGGAGCTACGGTGATCCTAAGCTTCCCCATGGGAGCTACGGTGATCCTAAGTTTCCTAATGGGAGCTACGGTGATCCTAAGCTACCCCATGGGAGATACGGTGATCCTAAGCTACCCCATGGGAGCTACGGTGATCCTAAGCTACCCCATGGGAGCTACGGTGATCCTAAGCTACCCCATGGGAGCTACGGTGATCCCAAGCTACCTCATCGGAGCTACGGTGATCCTATTCTTCCCCATAGATGGGGAGggttattgttatagattcagctactcggatcaagttccaagtagcacgggctag